From Inquilinus sp. Marseille-Q2685:
CGAAGACCGGCGTGGCGGAACGGGCCGAGTTCGTCCTGGCCACCCTGGCGACGTAGCTATTTCGGCGGCAGGGTGCGGACGAAGGCGAGCGCGGCGTCGAGCAGCCGCCGGCGCAGCGCGTCGTCGCCATAGGCGGCCGCGCCGGCCCGCACCCAGCCCGGCATGTGACGGCCCTGCATGATCATCGGCGCGACGTCGGGCTGCTCCAGCGCCCAGCCGTCATTCCCTTTGCCGAGGCGGACCAGCATGCTGTCGACCCGGGCGCCGCACAGCAGGTTGCCGTGCAGCAGCCAAGCCAGGCCGCCGAACATCCGCTTCTCGTCCAGGCCGGGCTCCGTGCCCAGCGCCTCGCGCACCAGCTCCTCAAGCCCCGGATCGCGCGCCATGTCGCCCTCCCCGCCTTAGCTCGGCCCAGCCACCTTCTCGGCGATGCCGCGGTTGCGGGTCAGCATCGCCACCACCGCGTCCCGCGCCTTCTGCGGATCGCGGCCGCGGATGCCCTCGGCGATCGCCATATGATAGTCGGCCGAGGGGCTGTAGGCGTATTCCGCCGCGATGCCGTGGGCCGAGACCAGGAACTGCACCCGCAGCAGCACGTCGAGCGGCCGGGCGAAGCCGGAGAGCAGCCGGTTGTGCGAGGCGTTCAGCACCGCCAGGTGGAAGGCCACATCGGTGTCCAGCACCTGCGGCATGGACTCCACCGCCAGCCGCGCGGCCAGGACGACGATGGCATCCGCCTCCTCGTCCGTGGCGCGCAGGGCCGCCAGCTCGGCCGCCTGCGGCTCGACGATCTCGCGCAGCTCGGAGATCTCGACCAGGAAGCGGCCGATGCCGTCCGGCTCGCGCAGATGCCAGGCCAGCACGTCGGGGTCGAGGATCGACCATTCCTCGCGCGGCCGGATGCGCGAGCCGTAGCGCCGGGCGGTGCGGATCAGCCCCTTGCCGGCCAGGA
This genomic window contains:
- a CDS encoding FadR/GntR family transcriptional regulator is translated as MAAPLESTLSGASGRSLAGGAVRQTGQALGRAIVAGRYDGDRPLPTETELAAEYAVGRNAMREAIKVLAGKGLIRTARRYGSRIRPREEWSILDPDVLAWHLREPDGIGRFLVEISELREIVEPQAAELAALRATDEEADAIVVLAARLAVESMPQVLDTDVAFHLAVLNASHNRLLSGFARPLDVLLRVQFLVSAHGIAAEYAYSPSADYHMAIAEGIRGRDPQKARDAVVAMLTRNRGIAEKVAGPS
- a CDS encoding TfoX/Sxy family protein; this translates as MARDPGLEELVREALGTEPGLDEKRMFGGLAWLLHGNLLCGARVDSMLVRLGKGNDGWALEQPDVAPMIMQGRHMPGWVRAGAAAYGDDALRRRLLDAALAFVRTLPPK